The following coding sequences are from one Triticum aestivum cultivar Chinese Spring chromosome 5A, IWGSC CS RefSeq v2.1, whole genome shotgun sequence window:
- the LOC123107605 gene encoding E3 ubiquitin-protein ligase WAV3-like, with amino-acid sequence MINPMETRCAVCHGDMGRGHATFTAECSHSFHIRCVHHQTACPLCFTPWRDVPGVAPAQELVFRDDEPLEPQPAAVAAEKTTAGGGVMSITTHCEYPAIAKYASRDGFAVLVHAKAPALAPAAAKAARAPLDLVMVLDVSGSMGGRKLALLKQAVGFVVDKLGPHDRLSLVSFSCDARRLTRLTRMSDAGRAATERTVESLAAGGGTNIKEGLREAAKVIDGRRYRNAVTGVILLSDGQDNYTLSSRFYNHDVATDYSVLVPPSLIRTGDGSSPPIHTFGFGTDHDSAAMHTIAEATGGTFAFIENEAVIQDSFAQCIGGLLSVAVQEARVAVECVCPGVRVRSIKSGRYKSRVDADGRAAAVEVGELYADEERRFLLFLDVPTAGATDDVTSLMKVSCTYRDVATGQSVDVAGEEVAVKRPVEVPEAEPDVEVERERLRVQAAEDIAAARAAAERGEHAEASEMLSRRRMALRQSPLGASGDAGCAELAAELGELSERVGDRREYDLSGRASLLCGMSAHSQQRTSVKVGRARYATPAMRKMVDLSVKAREQQQQPQAQAQPSPPSRPTMPPPPPPPTTTAALAKNIVRRYHRFLRLR; translated from the coding sequence ATGATTAATCCCATGGAGACGAGGTGCGCCGTCTGTCATGGCGACATGGGCCGCGGCCACGCCACCTTCACGGCCGAGTGCTCCCACAGCTTCCACATCCGCTGCGTCCACCACCAGACCGCCTGCCCGCTCTGCTTCACGCCGTGGCGCGACGTGCCGGGCGTGGCGCCCGCCCAGGAGCTCGTCTTCCGCGACGACGAGCCGCTCGAGCCGCAGCCCGCAGCTGTCGCCGCGGAGAAGACGACTGCCGGCGGCGGAGTGATGTCCATCACGACGCACTGCGAATACCCCGCCATCGCCAAGTACGCCAGCCGCGACGGCTTCGCGGTGCTCGTGCACGCCAAGGCGCCCGCGCTGGCTCCGGCCGCGGCCAAGGCGGCGCGCGCGCCCCTGGATCTCGTCATGGTGCTCGACGTCAGCGGGAGCATGGGCGGCCGCAAGCTGGCGCTGCTTAAGCAGGCCGTGGGCTTCGTCGTCGACAAGCTCGGCCCCCACGACCGCCTCAGCCTCGTGTCCTTCTCGTGCGACGCCCGCCGCCTCACCCGCCTCACGCGCATGTCCGACGCCGGGAGGGCCGCGACCGAGCGCACCGTCGAGTCCCTGGCCGCGGGTGGCGGGACGAACATCAAGGAGGGCCTTCGCGAGGCCGCCAAGGTGATCGACGGCCGCCGCTACAGGAACGCCGTTACCGGCGTCATcctgctctccgacggccaagacAACTACACGCTGTCTTCAAGGTTTTACAATCACGACGTGGCCACCGACTACAGCGTGCTCGTGCCACCTTCCCTGATCCGCACGGGGGACGGTTCCTCGCCGCCGATCCACACGTTCGGCTTTGGCACCGACCACGACTCGGCGGCGATGCACACCATCGCGGAGGCCACCGGCGGCACCTTCGCCTTCATCGAGAACGAGGCAGTCATCCAGGACTCGTTCGCGCAGTGCATCGGCGGGCTTCTCTCGGTCGCCGTGCAGGAGGCGCGCGTCGCCGTCGAGTGCGTCTGCCCCGGCGTTCGCGTCCGGTCCATCAAGTCGGGACGCTACAAGAGCCGCGTCGATGCTGACGGGCGCGCCGCCGCGGTGGAAGTCGGCGAGCTATACGCCGACGAGGAAAGGCGCTTCCTGCTGTTCCTCGACGTGCCCACGGCCGGTGCCACGGACGACGTGACATCTCTGATGAAGGTGAGCTGCACATACCGCGACGTGGCGACCGGGCAGTCGGTCGACGTGGCAGGCGAGGAGGTGGCGGTGAAAAGGCCGGTGGAGGTGCCGGAGGCAGAGCCGGACGTGGAGGTCGAGCGGGAGCGCCTCCGCGTGCAGGCCGCGGAGGACATcgccgcggcgcgggcggcggccgagcgcggcgagcacgcggaGGCGTCGGAGATGCTCAGCCGCCGGCGCATGGCGCTGAGGCAGTCGCCGCTGGGCGCGAGCGGCGACGCCGGGTGCGCGGAGCTGGCGGCGGAGCTGGGCGAGCTGAGCGAGCGCGTGGGGGACCGGAGGGAGTACGACCTGTCGGGGCGCGCGTCGTTGCTGTGCGGCATGAGCGCGCACTCGCAGCAGCGCACGTCGGTCAAAGTTGGGAGGGCGAGGTACGCGACCCCCGCCATGCGTAAGATGGTGGACTTGTCGGTGAAGGCccgggagcagcagcagcagccacagGCACAGGCACAGCCATCGCCGCCTTCAAGGCcgacgatgccgccgccgccgccgcctccgacgaCGACGGCGGCTCTCGCTAAGAACATCGTGAGAAGATACCACCGATTTCTACGTCTCAGGTGA
- the LOC123101515 gene encoding uncharacterized protein — MYMLNVYVPLILKLTICNINVSFYVGIGFKSVFLISSQPHIFSNGYQIKFNEMPCPECNIGYIVPEWVESRPSLSDIKQTYGSTRDLPTTCIVLPLKDEKVTAVKQQLSSLHPEMLLFLSKIRRLSVREDNGNTRGSTVSEIAISSEKNFEVRKNMHAESYTVFLSAQENESEAECGYHMWRQRFLVKAENRVDKRTEIDEWVITLAFPLKERLSRGKQLSPGVYAFLPTEMVTNFPFIIQADFLLASSREAILFDSPWNKGILECIPSAFMNAFVALVKSRTDAPAMTIPSMFHYLPVSPSLIPLLEPVRSGIKEKVLVEDIVPCESHAPQKMFCKPCEVARLKPAFWDILVKARESGVDLKNLSTHGTYILSSHFDKSAYNSVLTFLDVKSVSHEWYAKCIEGSNLVSNVDEQLYLELVSFVADSWQSFSSTKMMQIPLLKYVDRNKNVSVWSISRASQWSDRLCIASDRKWMSWLISWNQEFPSSNRFFVPPSTQTALQGFAQKEKVTYWLQSHAKVEIVSVYTYGDIVVKSLNCDRRPAIAFSHFLYHSSNKNYMESYQLADLCRTMPVIDNYGNAVTERQSILVPANGSKWVGLMGTNPWRNEKYIELSADYKSAGHFAGYYTPADWILDFLKTKMQASDVPFIHPPNASFPTVSSPLTGQCNLATAMDKEFEGKRCTTTS; from the coding sequence ATGTACATGCTTAACGTATATGTTCCACTTATATTGAAACTCACAATTTGTAATATCAATGTCTCTTTTTATGTAGGTATTGGATTCAAAAGTGTGTTCCTGATATCAAGCCAGCCCCATATATTCAGTAATGGGTATCAAATCAAGTTTAATGAGATGCCATGTCCAGAATGCAATATTGGATACATTGTCCCGGAGTGGGTTGAATCCAGGCCTAGCCTTTCAGATATCAAACAGACATATGGGTCTACCAGAGACCTTCCAACAACCTGTATCGTCCTGCCTTTGAAGGATGAGAAGGTCACTGCGGTGAAGCAGCAGCTGTCAAGCTTGCATCCAGAAATGCTACTGTTTCTGTCAAAGATCAGGCGGCTTTCTGTCCGTGAAGATAACGGCAACACTAGAGGCAGCACTGTTAGTGAGATTGCAATATCGAGTGAGAAGAACTTTGAAGTGAGGAAGAACATGCACGCGGAGTCTTACACGGTCTTTTTATCTGCTCAAGAGAATGAGAGTGAAGCAGAGTGCGGGTACCATATGTGGAGGCAGAGGTTCCTTGTCAAAGCAGAGAACAGGGTGGACAAGCGTACTGAAATCGATGAGTGGGTCATCACCCTAGCCTTCCCTCTTAAGGAGCGACTATCTCGTGGGAAGCAGCTATCCCCTGGCGTATATGCTTTCCTTCCCACGGAGATGGTAACGAACTTCCCCTTCATCATTCAGGCTGACTTCCTCCTTGCATCGTCAAGAGAGGCGATACTATTCGATAGTCCATGGAACAAGGGAATTCTGGAGTGTATCCCAAGTGCATTCATGAATGCCTTTGTAGCACTTGTCAAGTCCAGAACAGATGCACCAGCAATGACTATTCCGTCGATGTTCCATTACCTGCCAGTCAGTCCTTCGCTGATCCCTTTACTTGAGCCTGTTAGGTCTGGCATCAAAGAGAAGGTTCTCGTTGAGGATATAGTTCCATGTGAGTCTCACGCTCCACAGAAGATGTTTTGCAAGCCTTGCGAGGTTGCGCGGCTCAAACCAGCATTTTGGGATATCCTTGTCAAGGCGAGAGAATCTGGAGTGGACCTTAAGAACCTGTCAACCCATGGAACCTACATTCTCAGCTCTCATTTCGACAAGAGTGCATACAACAGTGTTCTTACATTTCTGGATGTCAAAAGTGTGAGCCATGAATGGTATGCAAAATGCATCGAGGGGTCTAATCTTGTCAGCAATGTAGATGAACAGCTTTATCTTGAACTTGTATCTTTTGTCGCAGACAGTTGGCAAAGCTTTTCCAGTACAAAGATGATGCAAATTCCTCTGCTGAAGTATGTTGACAGGAACAAAAATGTATCTGTCTGGAGCATATCTAGAGCTAGTCAGTGGAGTGATAGACTGTGTATTGCATCTGATCGGAAGTGGATGTCATGGCTTATCAGCTGGAACCAGGAGTTTCCATCTTCTAACCGGTTTTTTGTGCCTCCCAGTACACAAACAGCTCTGCAAGGTTTCGCGCAGAAGGAAAAAGTGACATACTGGCTTCAGAGCCATGCAAAAGTGGAGATTGTATCTGTATACACTTACGgggatattgtggtcaagtccttGAACTGTGATCGAAGGCCTGCCATCGCCTTTTCTCACTTTCTGTATCATTCATCCAATAAGAACTACATGGAGAGCTATCAGTTAGCAGACCTGTGTCGTACCATGCCGGTAATTGACAACTATGGCAATGCAGTTACGGAAAGACAAAGCATTCTAGTTCCTGCAAATGGTAGCAAATGGGTTGGACTGATGGGCACAAACCCATGGAGGAATGAGAAATACATCGAACTGTCAGCAGATTACAAGTCAGCAGGTCATTTCGCCGGGTACTACACACCGGCAGATTGGATCTTGGATTTTCTCAAGACAAAGATGCAGGCCTCGGATGTGCCGTTCATACACCCTCCAAATGCAAGTTTCCCGACAGTCTCATCACCTCTGACTGGACAATGCAATCTTGCTACTGCAATGGATAAGGAATTTGAAGGCAAAAGGTGTACAACTACCAGCTAG